The Dehalococcoidia bacterium DNA segment TGCTATATTGGAGAGGCGCACCTCCAGTGTTATCACCTCGGCCTGCCGTGTTAGGGCCAGATCGATTGCGGAAATAAGCAGCAGTTCGCCGATCCCCAGCCGTTGATATGCCTGTCGTACCCCTATAGTGGTGATATGAGCCTCCCCTGCCATGAGCCAGAAGCCAATGATGCCAACAACTAGTTGACTGGGAGGAGATGCCCCTGCTTTGTAAAAGAGGCGTCTTGCCCCTACCCGGGGGTGGTCGAGCGGGGAGCCGCGCTGCTCCCTTTTTCCCAATGGCGCAGCATGGTTCTCATTCTCACAAGCTACCAGGTAACGGGCTGGCCTGTTGAACAGGAGATCACTTCTGTAGGGTGGTGGAGGCCACTGAGTGGGGAAGCATTCCTGATCGATCTCGGTGGCCTGGGGAACATCGGCCAACCGCATTGGTCGTACTGTATAGCTCAAGGTATCCTCGTTAGGGTGATAGTGGATCAATGTTACCATATTGTGCTACCTGCCGCTATCTTTTTACGCTCCTTCTGATGTCAACTTGACAAACTGGGTGTATATCGGCAGTATATATCATGCAAGTCTACCGAATGCAAATTCAGTCGAATTTCTAAGTTAAAAGTGAGGACCTGGGCTATGCAAGATATGAGTGATGAGAACCAGAGACTACAGGGAGCGATGGGCCTTCTAACAAGGTATCATCCCTTCCATGAACTCTTGGGCATGACGGTTGAGCCGCTGGACACTGACAGTATATGCATCAAACTTGCAATGCGAGATGAACTGTGCGGATATCCAGGGCAAGGTATTCTATATGGAGGGGTTATCGCGGCCGTGATAGATATTATTGGGGGCATTATAGTTGCCTGGAGTGTATTAAAGGATATCAAAGAACAAACCGTGCAAGAACAGGTGAAAAGACTGAAAAACATGAGTACCGTTGACCTGCGCATTGACTATCTGCGACCAGGTAAAGGCAAGATTTTCACGGCAACCGCTTCCGTCCTACGAACTGGCAAAAAGTTAGCAGTCACACGTATGGAATTGTGCAATGAGGAAAAGCATCTTATTGCAGTCGGTACAGGAACATATACAGTTAGTTAGAGACCGCTAAAAAAGAGGTGCAGGATACTTCCTGCCGGGGGTCTGGGGGTGTCCCCCAGCTTTAAAAAGTCCCCCAAGATTGGGGG contains these protein-coding regions:
- the rimI gene encoding ribosomal protein S18-alanine N-acetyltransferase — encoded protein: MVTLIHYHPNEDTLSYTVRPMRLADVPQATEIDQECFPTQWPPPPYRSDLLFNRPARYLVACENENHAAPLGKREQRGSPLDHPRVGARRLFYKAGASPPSQLVVGIIGFWLMAGEAHITTIGVRQAYQRLGIGELLLISAIDLALTRQAEVITLEVRLSNIAAQELYQKYGFTKRGVRIGYYTDNREDAVIMTTDTLTSALFQSQFQLLKRAYAERWRTATRILDRNIG
- a CDS encoding thioesterase family protein: MQDMSDENQRLQGAMGLLTRYHPFHELLGMTVEPLDTDSICIKLAMRDELCGYPGQGILYGGVIAAVIDIIGGIIVAWSVLKDIKEQTVQEQVKRLKNMSTVDLRIDYLRPGKGKIFTATASVLRTGKKLAVTRMELCNEEKHLIAVGTGTYTVS